One Saccharopolyspora erythraea NRRL 2338 genomic region harbors:
- a CDS encoding helix-turn-helix domain-containing protein yields the protein MSGMRVLADESERGWWHMALREPAPPLGGLVTRYIGYRERSAVPVRRREVPTGEVTIILSFGPKIAVSDPRGGSGRELTSFVAPVDDTWAVTEYTGEQHGLEMTLTPLGASRLFGVPMDCLADPVTDVEDLLGRTGRLLAERLADASGWTERFDLLDALLPALFERGRPPSPAAAWAWRRLRETDGRIPIATLVDDLGCSHRYLVSQFRHHVGVTPKTPARVLRCGRAIRLLEQGGHRIGDIALDCGYSDQAHLNRDFRLLTGTTPGVWCQEMRLELPKPAEQVRFVQARTASRS from the coding sequence ATGTCCGGGATGCGGGTGCTGGCCGACGAGTCCGAGCGCGGCTGGTGGCACATGGCCCTGCGCGAGCCCGCCCCGCCGTTGGGCGGCCTGGTCACACGCTACATCGGCTACCGCGAGCGCTCGGCCGTCCCGGTGCGGCGCCGGGAGGTGCCGACCGGCGAGGTCACGATCATCCTCAGCTTCGGCCCCAAGATCGCGGTGAGCGACCCGCGGGGCGGCAGCGGCCGCGAGCTCACCAGCTTCGTCGCGCCGGTCGACGACACCTGGGCGGTCACCGAGTACACCGGCGAGCAGCACGGGCTGGAGATGACGCTGACGCCGCTCGGCGCCTCGCGGCTCTTCGGCGTCCCGATGGACTGCCTCGCCGACCCGGTCACCGACGTCGAGGACCTGCTGGGCCGCACCGGGAGACTCCTCGCCGAGCGGCTCGCCGACGCCTCCGGCTGGACCGAGCGCTTCGACCTCCTCGACGCCCTGCTGCCCGCGTTGTTCGAACGCGGGCGTCCGCCTTCGCCCGCCGCGGCGTGGGCCTGGCGCCGCCTGCGGGAGACCGACGGGCGCATCCCGATCGCCACTCTCGTCGACGACCTCGGGTGCAGCCACCGCTACCTCGTCTCGCAGTTCCGCCACCACGTCGGGGTCACGCCGAAGACGCCGGCGCGGGTGCTGCGCTGCGGACGCGCGATCCGGCTGCTGGAGCAGGGCGGTCACCGCATCGGCGACATCGCGCTCGACTGCGGCTACAGCGACCAGGCGCACCTCAACCGGGACTTCCGCCTGCTCACCGGTACCACTCCAGGTGTGTGGTGCCAGGAGATGCGGCTGGAGCTGCCCAAGCCCGCCGAACAGGTCAGATTCGTCCAAGCCCGCACCGCGTCCCGCTCCTGA
- a CDS encoding VOC family protein — MSGEPNILPALRYADAAKAWQWLHEAFGFEQRFSVPGPDGTIAHAEMGLGAGTIMFGSASRGAGALIDPDPRKAEWTVYVWVPDIDAHYERARRAGAEITTELAGTDYGSREYGARDFEGNHWAFGTYLPRPE, encoded by the coding sequence ATGAGCGGCGAACCCAACATCCTCCCCGCGCTGCGCTACGCGGACGCGGCCAAGGCGTGGCAGTGGCTGCACGAGGCGTTCGGCTTCGAGCAGCGGTTCTCGGTCCCCGGGCCGGACGGGACGATCGCGCACGCCGAGATGGGCCTCGGCGCGGGCACCATCATGTTCGGCTCGGCGTCCCGTGGCGCCGGTGCCCTGATCGATCCCGACCCGCGCAAGGCGGAGTGGACGGTCTACGTGTGGGTGCCCGACATCGACGCGCACTACGAGCGGGCGCGACGCGCGGGCGCCGAGATCACGACGGAGCTCGCCGGCACCGACTACGGCTCGCGCGAGTACGGCGCCCGCGACTTCGAGGGCAACCACTGGGCGTTCGGCACCTACCTGCCGCGGCCGGAGTGA
- a CDS encoding helix-turn-helix domain-containing protein yields the protein MSTTESTPLEIISAALRRERDRVGLSLTELAKRAGIAKSTLSQLESGAGNPSVETLWALAVALGVPFSRLVDPPRPQVRIVRAGQATFVRSEQSTYAAALLSSCPAGARRDLYLLELEPGGVRDAQAHIPGTVEHVVLTAGRMRVGPESNLVEIGPGDYVSFSGDVPHQYEALEPGTTAVLVMEHV from the coding sequence ATGAGCACCACCGAAAGCACACCGCTGGAGATCATCTCCGCAGCGCTGCGCCGCGAACGCGACCGCGTGGGCCTGTCGCTCACCGAGCTCGCCAAGCGCGCCGGAATCGCCAAGTCCACGCTCTCGCAGCTCGAGTCGGGCGCGGGCAACCCGAGCGTGGAGACGCTGTGGGCGCTCGCGGTCGCCCTCGGCGTGCCGTTCAGCAGGCTCGTCGACCCGCCGAGACCGCAGGTGCGCATCGTGCGGGCCGGCCAGGCCACGTTCGTGCGCTCGGAGCAGTCGACCTACGCGGCCGCGCTGCTGTCGTCGTGCCCGGCCGGCGCCCGCCGGGACCTGTACCTGCTGGAACTGGAACCCGGCGGGGTGCGCGACGCCCAGGCGCACATCCCCGGCACGGTCGAGCACGTCGTGCTGACCGCGGGACGGATGCGGGTCGGCCCGGAGTCGAACCTGGTGGAGATCGGCCCGGGCGACTACGTCTCCTTCTCCGGCGACGTACCCCATCAGTACGAGGCTCTGGAACCCGGTACCACCGCCGTGCTGGTGATGGAGCACGTCTGA
- a CDS encoding AzlC family ABC transporter permease → MSSLQRTRPGPRGIWRDKVLRDVLSIAAAMAIVGASLGAIAVSKGIPLWMITLMGAVIFAGGSEFMAVGLMTAGAAPITAVVGGLLLNARHLPFGLAIGDLFARGPLTRLVGSHLMVDESVAFALAQEDPAEKRRAYWLTGIALYCTWTPSIFVGGLLGQQVGDPDVFGLDAALPAALLALIVPSLRDLPTLRAVAVGALVAVVTTPILPQGLPVMAALVGVAAALPLPRGREGEEKS, encoded by the coding sequence GTGAGTTCGTTACAGCGAACGCGACCCGGTCCTCGGGGGATCTGGCGCGACAAGGTCCTGCGCGACGTGCTGTCGATCGCGGCGGCGATGGCCATCGTCGGTGCCTCCCTCGGTGCCATCGCGGTGAGCAAGGGCATCCCGCTGTGGATGATCACGCTGATGGGGGCGGTGATCTTCGCGGGCGGCTCGGAGTTCATGGCCGTGGGGCTGATGACCGCGGGCGCGGCGCCGATTACCGCGGTCGTCGGCGGCCTGCTGCTCAACGCCCGCCACCTGCCGTTCGGCCTGGCGATCGGCGACCTGTTCGCGCGCGGGCCGCTCACCCGGCTGGTCGGCAGCCACCTGATGGTCGACGAGTCGGTGGCCTTCGCCCTGGCCCAGGAGGATCCGGCGGAGAAGCGGCGTGCTTACTGGCTCACCGGCATCGCCCTGTACTGCACCTGGACACCGTCGATCTTCGTCGGAGGGCTGCTCGGCCAGCAGGTCGGCGATCCCGACGTCTTCGGTCTCGACGCGGCCCTGCCCGCCGCGCTGCTCGCGCTGATCGTGCCGTCGCTGCGCGACCTCCCGACCCTGCGCGCCGTCGCGGTCGGGGCCCTGGTCGCGGTCGTGACCACGCCGATCCTGCCGCAGGGGCTGCCGGTGATGGCGGCGCTCGTGGGCGTCGCCGCCGCGCTGCCGCTGCCGCGCGGGCGCGAGGGGGAGGAGAAGTCATGA
- a CDS encoding AzlD domain-containing protein — protein sequence MTMAVVLALAGGTYAMRLAGPLLRGRITISPRWERLMSIAAITLLGAFVVTSAVAEGGGFAGWARLAGVAVGGVLAWRRAPFVVVVVAAAVTTAGLRFFELAA from the coding sequence ATGACGATGGCAGTGGTGCTGGCCCTGGCGGGCGGCACGTACGCCATGCGGCTGGCCGGACCGCTGCTGCGCGGGCGGATCACGATCTCGCCGCGGTGGGAGCGGCTGATGTCCATCGCCGCGATCACCCTGCTCGGCGCCTTCGTCGTCACGAGCGCGGTGGCCGAGGGCGGTGGCTTCGCGGGCTGGGCCCGGCTGGCCGGCGTCGCCGTCGGCGGCGTCCTGGCCTGGCGGCGGGCGCCCTTCGTCGTGGTGGTCGTCGCCGCCGCCGTGACCACGGCGGGCCTGCGGTTCTTCGAACTCGCGGCCTGA
- a CDS encoding amino acid permease, producing MVTTPDAPRRTSATDEGYATGLGNRQVQMIAMGGAIGVGLFLGVGGRMEQAGPALILSYLLCGAAAFFVMRALGELVLYKPVAGSFVEYSREFIGPWAGFAAGWMYFINWAGAGIAEITAAGIYIGKWFPDFPQWLTALICLVALLVVNVLSVKLFGELEFWFSVIKVLAIVSFLAVGLALVVTASDVGGTTAGPHNLVDHGGFMPNGLPLVLMSLQGVMFAYASLEMVGIAAGETKDPAKVMPKAINSVVWRIGVFYVGSVLLLCMVMPWTSYNGDQSPFVTVFSSLGVPWAGDLMNFVVLTAALSSCNSGLYSTGRILRSLAQRGEAPSFTERMNSRRAPYGAVLFTGAVFLVGVLLNYVVPKDAFDIATSISSLGVIATWAALLYAQTRLRSRARRGDLERPGYRMPGSPWTNWVVLGFLGLIVVLAGFSEETAVRWSFYAVPVLVVAIAAGWWAVRGRASSS from the coding sequence TTGGTCACCACCCCGGACGCGCCCCGCCGCACCTCGGCAACCGACGAGGGCTACGCGACGGGCCTGGGCAACCGCCAGGTCCAGATGATCGCGATGGGCGGCGCCATCGGCGTCGGCCTCTTCCTCGGCGTCGGCGGCCGCATGGAGCAGGCGGGCCCCGCGCTGATCCTGTCCTACCTGCTGTGCGGCGCCGCCGCGTTCTTCGTGATGCGCGCCCTCGGCGAGCTCGTGCTCTACAAGCCCGTCGCGGGCAGCTTCGTGGAGTACTCGCGCGAGTTCATCGGACCGTGGGCGGGCTTCGCCGCGGGCTGGATGTACTTCATCAACTGGGCGGGCGCGGGCATCGCCGAGATCACCGCCGCCGGGATCTACATCGGCAAGTGGTTCCCCGACTTCCCGCAGTGGCTGACCGCGCTGATCTGCCTGGTCGCGCTGCTGGTGGTCAACGTGCTGTCGGTGAAGCTCTTCGGCGAGCTGGAGTTCTGGTTCAGCGTCATCAAGGTGCTGGCCATCGTCAGCTTCCTGGCCGTCGGCCTGGCGCTGGTCGTCACCGCCTCCGACGTCGGCGGCACCACGGCGGGCCCGCACAACCTGGTCGACCACGGCGGGTTCATGCCCAACGGGCTGCCCCTGGTGCTGATGAGCCTGCAGGGCGTGATGTTCGCCTACGCCTCGCTGGAGATGGTCGGCATCGCGGCGGGGGAGACCAAGGACCCCGCCAAGGTCATGCCCAAGGCGATCAACAGCGTGGTCTGGCGGATCGGCGTCTTCTACGTCGGCTCGGTGCTGCTGCTGTGCATGGTCATGCCGTGGACCTCCTACAACGGCGACCAGAGCCCGTTCGTCACGGTCTTCTCCAGCCTCGGCGTGCCGTGGGCGGGCGACCTGATGAACTTCGTGGTGCTCACCGCCGCGCTGTCGAGCTGCAACTCCGGGCTGTACTCGACCGGACGCATCCTGCGGTCGCTGGCGCAGCGCGGCGAGGCCCCGTCCTTCACCGAGCGGATGAACTCCCGCCGCGCCCCCTACGGCGCGGTGCTGTTCACCGGCGCGGTGTTCCTGGTCGGTGTGCTGCTGAACTACGTGGTGCCCAAGGACGCCTTCGACATCGCGACCTCGATCTCCTCGCTGGGCGTCATCGCCACCTGGGCCGCGCTGCTCTACGCCCAGACCAGGCTGCGCAGCCGGGCGAGGCGCGGTGACCTCGAGCGCCCCGGCTACCGGATGCCCGGATCGCCCTGGACGAACTGGGTCGTCCTGGGCTTCCTCGGCCTCATCGTGGTGCTGGCCGGCTTCTCGGAGGAAACCGCGGTGCGCTGGTCCTTCTACGCGGTTCCGGTGCTGGTCGTGGCCATCGCCGCGGGCTGGTGGGCGGTGCGCGGCCGGGCTTCGTCCTCGTGA
- the pdxT gene encoding pyridoxal 5'-phosphate synthase glutaminase subunit PdxT: MGGVSTARPVIGVLALQGGVAEHLTALERSGAEARPVRRPEELAQVHGLVLPGGESTAMTRLLDGFELFEPLRERLAAGMPAFGSCAGMVLLAGTVLDDRVEQDTPPVRPFGAIDMAVRRNAFGRQVDSFEADLDFAGVTDGPVHAVFIRAPWVDKVGADVRVLASVAPSGHGSEVTAPAGRIVAVQQGPVLATAFHPELVSGDERVHRYFVQTVRAS, encoded by the coding sequence ATGGGTGGCGTGTCCACAGCTCGACCAGTCATCGGAGTGCTCGCCCTGCAAGGGGGCGTGGCCGAACACCTGACCGCCCTGGAGCGCAGCGGCGCCGAGGCCAGGCCCGTGCGCCGGCCGGAGGAACTGGCCCAGGTGCACGGCCTGGTCCTGCCCGGCGGTGAGTCCACCGCCATGACCCGGCTGCTCGACGGGTTCGAGCTGTTCGAGCCGCTGCGGGAGCGGCTCGCGGCGGGCATGCCCGCCTTCGGCTCCTGCGCGGGCATGGTCCTGCTGGCCGGGACGGTCCTGGACGACCGCGTGGAGCAGGACACCCCGCCGGTCCGCCCGTTCGGGGCGATCGACATGGCGGTGCGGCGCAACGCCTTCGGCAGGCAGGTCGACTCCTTCGAGGCCGATCTGGACTTCGCCGGCGTCACCGACGGCCCGGTGCACGCGGTGTTCATCCGCGCACCCTGGGTCGACAAGGTCGGTGCCGACGTCCGGGTGCTGGCCAGCGTCGCGCCGAGCGGCCATGGGTCCGAGGTCACAGCGCCCGCCGGTAGGATCGTCGCGGTTCAGCAGGGGCCCGTGCTCGCCACCGCTTTCCACCCGGAGCTGGTCAGCGGGGACGAACGCGTGCACCGCTATTTCGTGCAGACCGTCCGCGCGTCCTGA
- a CDS encoding YebC/PmpR family DNA-binding transcriptional regulator, which translates to MSGHSKWATTKHKKAALDAKRGKLFAKLIKNVEVAARTGGGDPDGNPTLYDAIQKARKNSVPQDNIERARKRGAGEEAGGADWQTIMYEGYGPNGVAVLVECLTDNRNRAAGEVRTAMTRNGGSMADAGSVAYLFNRKGVVLLPKNGLSEDDVLSAVLEAGAEEINDLGESYEILTEPSDLVDVRKALQAEGIEYDSAETNFLASVNVPLDADGARKLFKLIDVLEDCDDVQNVFANFDVSDEVLEEVNA; encoded by the coding sequence ATGAGCGGCCACTCGAAGTGGGCCACCACAAAGCACAAGAAGGCCGCCCTCGACGCCAAGCGCGGCAAGCTTTTCGCGAAGCTGATCAAGAATGTCGAGGTTGCCGCGCGGACCGGCGGGGGTGACCCGGATGGCAACCCGACGCTGTACGACGCCATCCAGAAGGCGCGCAAGAACTCGGTCCCGCAGGACAACATCGAGCGGGCCCGCAAGCGCGGCGCCGGTGAGGAAGCCGGTGGTGCCGACTGGCAGACGATCATGTACGAGGGCTACGGGCCCAACGGCGTCGCGGTGCTCGTCGAGTGCCTGACCGACAACCGCAACCGCGCCGCGGGCGAGGTGCGCACCGCGATGACCCGCAACGGCGGCTCGATGGCCGACGCGGGCTCGGTGGCGTACCTGTTCAACCGCAAGGGCGTCGTGCTGCTGCCGAAGAACGGCCTCAGCGAGGACGACGTGCTCTCGGCGGTGCTCGAGGCGGGCGCGGAGGAGATCAACGACCTCGGCGAGAGCTACGAGATCCTCACCGAGCCGTCCGACCTGGTCGACGTGCGCAAGGCGCTGCAGGCCGAGGGCATCGAGTACGACTCGGCCGAGACCAACTTCCTGGCCTCGGTCAACGTCCCCCTCGACGCCGACGGCGCGCGCAAGCTGTTCAAGCTGATCGACGTGCTCGAGGACTGCGACGACGTGCAGAACGTCTTCGCCAACTTCGACGTCAGCGACGAGGTCCTGGAAGAGGTCAACGCCTAG
- a CDS encoding class I SAM-dependent methyltransferase, with amino-acid sequence MDTTVPREIFDSAYENGTAPWVIGEPQPAVVELERTGAIRGAVLDAGTGAGEHTIHLAELGYDVLGVDFSPFAVEQARANARARGVEARFEVADALGLGTQERFDTVLDSALFHVFGAEERQRYTRSLHAVCRPGAVVHVLALSDAEPGFGPRISDQVIRDAFADGWELEDLRPSRYRGIARGDAAEGLGLPDGSTADVAAWLARARRL; translated from the coding sequence ATGGACACGACCGTGCCCCGGGAGATCTTCGACAGCGCCTACGAGAACGGCACCGCGCCGTGGGTGATCGGGGAACCCCAGCCCGCCGTCGTCGAGCTGGAACGGACCGGCGCCATCCGCGGCGCCGTGCTGGACGCCGGTACGGGCGCCGGCGAGCACACCATCCACCTGGCCGAGCTGGGCTACGACGTGCTCGGCGTCGACTTCTCGCCGTTCGCGGTGGAGCAGGCGCGGGCCAACGCGCGCGCCAGGGGCGTCGAGGCGCGGTTCGAGGTGGCCGACGCGCTCGGCCTCGGGACGCAGGAGCGCTTCGACACCGTCCTCGACAGCGCCCTGTTCCACGTCTTCGGCGCCGAGGAGCGGCAGCGCTACACCCGCAGCCTGCACGCGGTGTGCCGCCCGGGCGCGGTGGTCCACGTGCTCGCGCTGTCCGATGCCGAACCGGGCTTCGGCCCCCGCATCAGCGACCAGGTGATCCGCGATGCCTTCGCCGACGGCTGGGAGCTGGAGGACCTGCGCCCGTCGCGCTACCGGGGCATCGCGCGGGGCGACGCCGCCGAGGGGCTCGGGCTGCCCGACGGCAGCACGGCCGACGTCGCCGCCTGGCTCGCGCGGGCGCGCCGCCTCTGA
- a CDS encoding DUF4262 domain-containing protein encodes MAAVVDTDERLRSWLVNTAERDGAAVMHVAGDEHGAPYAFSVGAWRRFGKPEAVTIGLPKDVAHSVINTYVRRAAGGERFKPGQLYDGFLDGCWMTVEKVAKQHYPEFLGSAFLVYGDGDFPAVQLIAATPDGKFPWHDDAPGGFAEYQPVLTASGAPENWTPGSDGP; translated from the coding sequence ATGGCCGCCGTGGTCGACACGGATGAACGTCTGCGCAGCTGGTTGGTCAACACCGCGGAACGCGACGGCGCCGCGGTGATGCACGTGGCGGGGGATGAGCACGGCGCGCCCTACGCGTTTTCCGTCGGTGCGTGGCGCCGCTTCGGCAAGCCGGAGGCGGTCACCATCGGGCTGCCCAAGGACGTGGCGCACTCGGTGATCAACACCTACGTGCGGCGGGCGGCAGGCGGTGAGCGGTTCAAGCCGGGGCAGCTCTACGACGGTTTCCTGGACGGCTGCTGGATGACCGTGGAGAAGGTCGCCAAGCAGCACTACCCGGAGTTCCTCGGCAGCGCCTTCCTCGTCTACGGCGACGGCGACTTCCCGGCCGTGCAGCTCATCGCGGCCACCCCCGACGGCAAGTTCCCCTGGCACGACGACGCCCCGGGCGGCTTCGCCGAGTACCAGCCGGTGCTGACCGCCAGCGGAGCGCCCGAGAACTGGACGCCGGGCTCCGACGGCCCCTGA